In a single window of the Magnolia sinica isolate HGM2019 chromosome 7, MsV1, whole genome shotgun sequence genome:
- the LOC131251091 gene encoding large ribosomal subunit protein eL30, which produces MVATKKTKKTHESINNRLALVMKSGKYTLGYKTVLRSLRSSKGKLIIIANNCPPLRKSEIEYYAMLAKVGVHHFNGNNVDLGTACGKYYRVCCLSIIDPGDSDIIKSIPGDQ; this is translated from the exons ATGGTGGCCACCAAGAAGact aaAAAGACTCATGAGAGCATCAACAATCGCCTCGCTCTCGTGATGAAGAGCGGGAAATACACTTTGGGATACAAGACCGTCCTTAGATCCCTCAGGAGCTCCAAAG GGAAGTTGATAATCATTGCAAACAACTGCCCCCCGCTTAGAAAGTCCGAGATCGAGTACTATGCAATGTTGGCAAAGGTTGGAGTGCACCATTTTAATGGAA ACAATGTTGATTTAGGCACCGCTTGTGGCAAATACTATCGGGTCTGCTGCCTCAGCATTATTGATCCAG GTGATTCGGATATCATTAAGAGCATTCCTGGTGATCAATGA